In one Nicotiana sylvestris chromosome 8, ASM39365v2, whole genome shotgun sequence genomic region, the following are encoded:
- the LOC104215337 gene encoding serine/threonine-protein phosphatase 7 long form homolog: protein MDVPHVHPEPLSDELLVLQGDHRSADVWEGELLEQTLCARRVDDLWDFMRGIDFHPRIVQRLRDTDFYRIFEIGRLQLDWSLITALIERWRPETHTFHLPIGEATITLQDVEVLYGLPADGLAVVLPQSMRSISRDQYWDLLQQFTGFRPQAETSASEASRMALTAIRQHLEILHPNITGETDDLHIHRYTSWGAAVLVYLYRNMCQASMGTRSDVWAWERFMLLQPPLPPLPPDVEPPFLPLATRWVLRHGNYQAIDAHHNLSIVRDVLDMLEGAQAIGHHLFYQLGLQMQQHVGDPAVAEYGRRVT from the exons atggatGTGCCGCATGTGCATCCTGAACCTCTCTCAGATGAGCTATTAGTGTTACAGGGCGATCATAGGTCCGCCGACGTATGGGAGGGAGAGCTACTGGAGCAGACTCTCTGCGCCAGGAGAGTGGATGACTTGTGGGACTTTATGAGGGGCATAGATTTCCATCCCCGCATAGTCCAGCGCCTGAGAGATACCGACTTCTATAGGATATTTGAGATTGGGCGGCTGCAGCTCGACTGGTCTTTGATCACGGCAttgatagagcggtggcgaccggagacgcacacttttcatCTGCCTattggcgaggccaccatcacgctgcAGGATGTTGAGGTTTTATATGGGCTGCCTGCTGATGGACTGGCTGTTGTACTGCCTCAGTCTATGAGATCTATATCGCGTGACCAATATTGGGACTTGCTGCAGCAGTTCACTGGTTTCAGGCCACAGGCTGAGACTTCAGCTTCAGAGGCCAGTCGCATGGCTTTGACAGCTATTAGACAGCATTTGGAGATATTGCACCCCAACATCACCGGTGAGACAGATGATCTACATATTCACCGGTATACAAG ctggggtgctgctgttctcgTTTACCTGTACAGGAATATGTGTCAGGCAAGCATGGGCACCCGAAGCGAC gtttgggcctgggagcggtTCATGttgttgcagccacctctaccaccattacCTCCGGATGTAGAGCCTCCGTTTCTCCCACTAGCTACGAGGTGGGTTCTCAGGCATGGAAATTACCAAGCCattgatgctcatcataatctttCCATTGTCAGGGATGTATTGGATATGCTGGAGGGCGCACAG GCTATTGGTCATCATTTATTCTACCAgttgggactgcagatgcagCAGCATGTCGGCGATCCTGCGGTCGCTGAGTATGGTCGGCGGGTGACATAG